One genomic window of Arvicola amphibius chromosome 4, mArvAmp1.2, whole genome shotgun sequence includes the following:
- the Ing1 gene encoding inhibitor of growth protein 1: MLSPANGEQIHLVNYVEDYLDSIESLPFDLQRNVSLMREIDAKYQEILKELDDYYEKFKRETDGTQKRRVLHCIQRALIRSQELGDEKIQIVSQMVELVENRTRQVDSHVELFEAHQDISDSTGSGGKAGQDKSKSETIAQADKPNNKRSRRQRNNENRENASNNHDHDDITSGTPKEKKAKTSKKKKRSKAKAEREASPADLPIDPNEPTYCLCNQVSYGEMIGCDNDECPIEWFHFSCVGLNHKPKGKWYCPKCRGENEKTMDKALEKSKKERAYNR, translated from the exons ATGTTGAGTCCTGCCAACGGGGAGCAGATCCACCTGGTGAACTATGTGGAGGATTACCTGGACTCCATCGAGTCACTGCCTTTCGACCTGCAGAGGAACGTCTCGCTGATGCGGGAGATCGACGCCAAATACCAAG AGATCCTGAAGGAGCTGGATGACTACTATGAGAAGTTCAAGCGGGAGACGGACGGCACCCAGAAGAGGCGGGTGCTGCACTGCATCCAGAGGGCCTTGATCCGCAGTCAGGAGCTGGGCGATGAGAAGATCCAGATCGTCAGTCAGATGGTGGAGCTGGTGGAGAACCGCACCAGGCAGGTGGACAGTCATGTGGAGCTCTTCGAAGCCCACCAGGACATCAGCGACAGCACTGGCAGCGGCGGCAAGGCCGGCCAGGACAAGTCGAAGAGTGAGACAATCGCTCAGGCAGACAAGCCGAATAACAAGCGGTCCCGGAGGCAGCGAAACAACGAGAATCGAGAGAATGCATCTAATAATCACGACCATGATGACATCACCTCAGGAACGCccaaggagaagaaagcaaaaacctCAAAGAAGAAGAAACGCTCCAAGGCCAAAGCAGAGAGGGAAGCCTCTCCCGCAGACCTCCCCATCGACCCCAACGAGCCCACGTACTGTCTGTGCAATCAGGTCTCCTATGGAGAGATGATCGGCTGTGACAACGACGAGTGCCCCATCGAGTGGTTCCACTTCTCCTGTGTGGGACTCAACCATAAACCAAAGGGCAAGTGGTACTGCCCCAAATGTCGTGGGGAGAACGAGAAAACAATGGACAAAGCCCTGGAGAAGTCCAAGAAAGAAAGGGCTTACAACAGGTAG